The DNA sequence AAGCACCAGGGTAGGTAGCAATAGTTGGGGACTTCAACTACTTAATATCAACTATGATATGAATAGGATAGTGTAGGGGGTACAGAGGGCATAAAATTCTTGAACTGCATTCAAGAGAACTTTTTAGCCAACAATTTCTCATGGCAGTTTTTTTTTCCAGCCAATTGAAAGCCAGGACTTTGTTGCTTGATTTGACTGTTATTAGAGGGTCTAGGCTAAATTTCTGATCTCTTTTGCTGTCTAACTTAAGCCACCTAATGACATGATCTAACAGACATACAAATAGTATCAAACACCTATTAACTGAGGGTCTGAGAGTTAATAGTTTGAGAACTAAACTGACCATAACTTATCTACCATgttgttagaacataagaacataagaactaggagcaggagtaggccccctcgagcctgctccgccattcaataagatcatggctgatatttttgtggactcagctccacttacccacccgctcaccataacccttaattcctgaaCTGTTCaaatatctatctatctttgcTTTAAAAACTTCCAATgatagtctcaactgcttcactgggcagggaattccacagatttacaaccttttgggcgaagaagttcctcctaatctcagtcctaaatctgctcccctttattttgaggctgtgccccttaGTTCTAGTTTAGTTGAGTTGATTCAGCTATTGCCCGTTTCCCTACTTGCCACTCAAACATTTGGCCATGCTGCCAATGCCACTTTTAATGAATCAGGGAAGATAGAATGATTTCTAAGTCATGGTATAACCCACTTGATGCCATTTTAAAATACAACCAATCTGAATTAAACATGTAAGCCCACATCTATATCTTTCCCTACTTAGCCTGAAAGAATAAATTATCTCCTATCTTTAGCCTCCTGAATGTATTTGTTTGTGATTAATCCTTCCATACCCAATTTGCCAGCTTGAGTTATTCTCTAGAGTTCAGTCCATTCTCTAACGTTTTGTGTTTCTCTTCAACATTTTTCCACAAATGTAACTTCAGTTGCAGAAAGACCATAGTTGGAACAATGTCAAACTCTGATTCAGGAACACCTGCAGGAAATTCATCAAATTTCTAGTTTCTGAATATTAAACCGAACATGTATCTGCCATTTAGGTTTCTCATTTTAATAAGCTGAACAAAATAGATGTTTGAATTAATTATGTAAACCAGTTCAATCTGAGGTCAGCAAAGAAGAGCTGGACCAGAACTAGGTTCAGTTCGCACCATGAAGGTTTAAGGTTTTCAAAGATCATTCCAAGATTTCATCCAAGACCAACATGACATTTTGTCTTGGTCGAGATGCCAGTGAAAGGTTTCCCTACACCGCAGTGCACCATTACTTTCTGCCCATGGTTGACTACATTTGACAGATGGTCACTGCAACTTAACACAGAGCAGACAGGTCCACTGTGGGACATCTGGCagtgtttccagaattttctgagCAACTGATGCTCAGCATCTCTCTAAGAAATGTGCTAAGCATATTTAGAGCAAACAATAGTATTATTAGGGATTAGCCCCAACCAGGCCATCCACTTTCCGGCAATGCATGTGTGTTGCAAACATCTATGAACAAAATGTAATTGACTAATATTTGTGAATAATATCTtagtgggggtccctttagttagggggtctggagggggtccctttagttagggggtctctggagggcatccctttagttagggggtctctggagggggttcctttagttagggggtctctggagggggttcctttagttagggggtctctggatggcgtccctttatttagggggtcttggGAGCGTATCTTTATttcggggtccctgtgggggggtctccttatttagttcTCTTTCGGCGGGCCTTTTAGTTAGAGGGtcactgtgggtggggggggtctacctatttagggggtctgtgagggggtttcctttagttagggaggaggttgggggggtgggagagggggttgagTGAGGTGGGGAGGAGCGTCAGGTAGTGGAGGGGTGGGCAGATAGCGgattgttgtgtgtgtgggggggtggggggggggggggttggtcctcAGGTGCACTTTGGGATCAGCTCCCTTAAGTGGttatccccttggcccaccatgaggtaCACCAAATCAAGTTCACGTTTGATGATactggcccagaggaccggagaatcatgagGGCCCGGGACTCTGGTGTCGGGTCTGTAAGTGGATGGGCCATGAGCATGAGAACTCCAGTGGGGGCCAGAGCTTAGCAGTAGGTTCACCGCCAGGCATGGATCtcgattctccacctgatcacAATCCACATAGCCGGCGTCATGGGGTGGAAAAGATGCCCCAATCTCGTTATGGGTTTGAGTGTCCCCACACCCCgacccacaggcaatgtcacctCCCATACATATAGGGATTACCCCACAGCCCTCcaggtgaggacaccccactatgaggTCGCtgagtgcacccccttttcaggttATCCCACCCCACTTTCTGGGCCCCCACCCTTAATCACCCCAACCTTTATGAGGTCCATTcatacccacccttcagcccccatcTTTCATGGCTCCCCTATCCACCCTCTCaaagaaatgccccccccccccccccccccctcaggccccgacccttggcagtgtcaccctggcaaccGGATGCTGTCACCCCAGAAACCtagggggggcatggtagcacagttgcttcacagctccaaggttcaattcccagcttgggtcactgtctgtgcggagtctgcacgttctcccagtgtgtgcgtgggtttcctccgggtgctccggtttcctcccacagtccaaagatgtgcaggttaggtggattggccatgctaaattgcctttagattagatggggttactgggttacggggatagggtggaggtgtgggtttaagtggggtgctctttccaagagccagtgcagattcactggactgaatggcgtccttctgtactgtaaattctatgaaacctggcagtgcccatgccagcctggcagtgtcagctgggtgtcagtgccaaggtgtcaggctggcagtgccaaggtgtccaggtgtcaGAGGCAGAGCCAGGGGGCaactctgccctgtccctgaccacccaggggtctccaatggcctgggtcgcccccaggtgccattatgcctgtgcTAAACGGCGCCTGGTTTAGGCCTTGCTGGGGAGATGGGAAGCCGGGAGAATCCGGTGCAGAGATATTTAATTAAGCCACCTGGTTGTTGCAGACTGTTGCAAATATCACGAGCTGCAGTCCAGAAGGAGCCAGATGCAGAGAAGTTCATGACCATGGTCATCACAGCCACTACTAATGTCACCCTAACCCTACTCTGAGGCTGTAATTGTGACTGCAGCAGTTGGCAGATTTCAGTGAAGATGTCACTGATGTGGAAacatctgacactgttgaggttcaGGTGGGAGAAGGTCTCCCTGAATATCCTGGCTGAATATAGCTTCCTGCTGACAGCCATTCTAGTCCTCCTCCACCTTCCTCCAACAGCTTGTCCTGCTCTGTGTCACCGTTGCTCATTTTTCTCATCAGGCTAGAGGAAAAGGGGAATGTTTGCAACTGCAGGCGTATCTGGAAGCAAGTGGTTTCAGGACAAGGCCCTACAAGATGTGCCACACCTCtctcatggtgaccacataggcccccacgtccggcccctccgggaggcacagaatccgcagattcttccgcctcgaccgattctccatctcctcgaaccgctcctgccatttcttgtggagtgccttgtgcgcctccacctttaccgccaggactaagatctcgtcctcattgtcagagatcttttgttgagcctctcggatcgccaccccctgggccgtctgtgtctccagcagccttcatcggctctagcaggtccgttttaatctctctgaggcagcgctggataccctcctgttgctcctccgcccactgcctccacgctgcctggtctccgcccgccgccattttgtccttcttccctcccttcttctggtccaccaccaccttttttgtcaccccgctcctagttaaagccatatactgatggggagctattattaactccttcccacaccgggaaacgtcgaaaaagtgcccttgggggccctgaaaagagtccgttccagatgggagctgccgaatgcgcgacctactcctccatggctgccaccggaagcctcgtccccgctgcttcagtggccttggtgagatcttttcacagttgttccctctgctgttagaattcacttttgataaaggccctcacaggtcagtttgcagctttaagcttgcccttcccccgcctgcatgctggaagaggccctgtttatcctgttgcagccaaatcttttactgtttctgtcgggtctggtagccaaacgacataacattcctgggggacactgtcaggggagtgttgcagtcttcttgcctcaccgggaaatgtcaaacaaatgccgtgggggccctgtaaaagagcccaaaagtccgttccatgcgggagctaccgaatatgcgacctagctctgcatagccgcacccggaagtcgtgccaCACCTCTTTCTACAGACTTCAGCAACTTTAACCAATGTTGGAGACCACCAAACATTTCTACAATTGCAGCAAGAGTCActagaaatcaatcagcaactacGCTTAACGCacttgatgatccctttaaatagcactGGTGTGAGTTCCTTCCTGCAGCTGCATGTATGTTCATTTAAAGGGCTGCAGCATTGAACTCCAAAGTAGTACACCTCGTGTTAAGTCAGTTTGTAAGGTCACATCTGATGGatgttcactgcatctggactaaGGCTATCACCAAAATTAGAGGGTTCCTGTTAATAGAATGTGACTTGCACAAGAAATGTGTGCACACACTGCGGATGCCATTTTGGAGGTAAAATGGCACTCACAACACTGTAAAATCAGGTGCTACCAAATTAAATTTCAATGCTATAGACAAAAAAATGCTTGTGAATAGGACACATGGCAGTAACAACATTGGCTAAGGGTGTTTGCTGTATAACTTCAGTGGTGAAGCAATATTTATAGGTTAAGGGATCCATTAACTACTATGTGGAAAGATACCAGTTAATAAACAAAAACATTAGCTCTCTTTTCTCTCCaaggatgctatcagacctgctgagattgtccagtattttctgtttttgtttccgattcctgCATCTGCAGTAATGTGCTTTTACCAGTTAATAAAGCCTGTTCTTCAAAGAGGTTACGAACAGTTAGGTCAGGGAGTCTTAATTGAAGGAAATAACTTTGGACTAAACAACCACATTTGTTTCCATGAACGGACTGTCTTCAAAAGGATTTGGGAATAGATACATCATGAGGTGATATCTGTGAGATGAACCTTTGACATAACAAAATATGGTGTACAGAAAACCTTGATGTTCAATGTAAATGCAAACAGAAGATGTTGGAAAAATTTAGCAGTTCGGTAACACCTGCAGGGAGAGACacggttaacgtttcaggtcatgacctttcatcagaacacaaTCTGAAAGGTTAACTCTATCTCTTTCCCCACAAATGCTACTGGACCTGCTTAGTACATCTGGCAAATTTTATTTTTgtgtcagatttccaacatctgcaggattttgcttttggATTATGGTTTTAAATAGTTCTTCCAAGACTTTGAAAGATGTGTAATATAAATAAATGCTGTTCCACCTACTGCACCATGAAGTGTCCCATGTATATTTGAAACATATTGCTGTGAACCAGAATAAGAAAGAAGTTGGCTGCGAACAGAAACCTCTTCAGTCGCTCTTCCGTAGGCACTCAAGAATATCATGTGTGAAACAGGAGTTATGACCCAATCTAAGGCAGAACACAGTGGGCAACTGTTGCAACATTTCTCCTCTCTGCTATCGTATTGTTTTCCCAGGACTTCAAAGCTATAGAACTCCTTTCCGCTTCAGCCTTCCCTTCATTTCACTTTAAAGTAATTCATGGCCACCTTTGTTCGGGACATTTTAAGAGGAGGACATATAGCTGATTGATTAATAAATTCATAAAGTGCGCATTTCATTAAAGTAAATGACATCACCTTTTGAGATGCCTTGTGTACACTTTTCTTTTTGGTAGGACTTTTGAGAACTTGCAGGGAGGACGATTTCTTCCCCACCTCAGTTAATGCCACTGGATTCTGACCATGTTTTACTAGCTGTTCACGTGAATGTGATTCTGACGAGGTAGTGCTGACCCTGCCTTGCGCTTTAAAATTATATGTCCGTTTCACTGGATTTAGAAGCCCCTCTTCGATAAAATCTTTTATGGGAtattttccaggtggtggtgtatcCTGAAAGGAAATAACATTAGTCGTTTGGAAGTACAGAACTCGAGTATTGTTGAAATAAAGACATTAAGTTAAAGCGTTTGATTTCGCACTCAGCACACTTTGCAAGtatttatttttattcgttcatgggatgtgggcccttgaggggcagtttagattcaaccacattgctgtgggtctggagtcacatatagaccagacccagtaaggacggtagatttcctttacaacaatcgacaatggtctcatggtcatGACTAGACTTTCGTGctcgatttttattgaattcaaatttccccacctgcactgatgggatttgaacctggatccccagagtactctgggtcactggattactagtccagtgacaataccactacactaccaCCTCCCTGTACCAGTAGAATACCAATATAAGAGGgaaaacaacaataataataatctttattattgttacaagtaggcttatattaacactgcaatgaatttacggtggaaatcccctagtcgccatattccggcgtctgttcaggtaaactgaggggaaattcagaatgtccaattcacctagcaagcacgtctttcaagacttgtgggagggaaccggagcacccggaggaaacccacgcagacagggggagaattgcagactccacacagacagtgacccaagcgggaatcaaacccgggcgttgtgaagcaacagtgctaaccactgtgctaccgtgccacctatatATTCTGTACGAGAAGAGAATGCTACTAAATTTTCCAAGCATGGGCTGGTTAGGGTATGGTCTGTACCTTGGCCATTGCAAACAaaggaagggacatgctgtttgatatgatcgcCAGTCTTTGGGGTGTATGGCCTGCATAGCTAGCATAACATCGGCACTGAAATTAATTGACCGCATTACTCATTGGTGTGGTCCTGTTAGAGGCGAATACCACTTGTGTTGCAGCTGaatagcagcagagagaaggaGCTAACACCACCTGTTTGCTCAGGTTTCTGAGATACCTTATCCTTCCAGGGTAATCAGAGGCAGACTGGGCCTTTTCAGGGCCAAAAAGTGACACTTTTAGGCTCATTCATGAGTTTGCGTGAATTAGAGGAACACAtttatctcggagggttgtggggctggaagagatCAGGGATGTGGAGGGGCACAGTTACAGAATGATGACATTCTAAAAATCAAATTGTTGCTCAACCAGAAGCCAATGTGATGGGTTTAATATACTTTGAGCAACTTAGGGCAGATGGAGCAGAGTCTTTGATGAACTAAAGTTTACAGAGGATAGAATGTGGGAGGCTGGGCAAGAGTGAATTGAAAATGTTAAGTGTAGAGGAGCGGATGAGGGTTTTAGCAGCAGATAAGCTAACGCAGGGAGTTACAGAGGTGGAAGCAGGTGGATTTAGTGATGGCGTGGATATATGATAAGGTCATCATCTGAGGGTCAAATATGATGCCAAGGTTGCAAATTGTCTGCATCAGCCTCAGACTGTTGTCAGGGTCCGGGATGGAGTTTGTGACTAGAGAACAGAGTTTGTGGCAGCAAAGTCAATGCATTCAGTCTTCCTAATATTTAGTTGGAACAGATTTCTGCTCATCTAGTACAGGATGGGCATCGTCAACATACATGTGGAAACTGACGCTGTGTTTTCAGCTGATGTTGTCGAGGGACAGCATCTAAATGAGAAATAGGATGGCGAGATTAGATCCTTTGGGAACATCAAAGGTAATGGTTTGGGAGCAGGAGGAGATGTCGctgcaagtgattctctggctacaatTAGAGAACAGtacataagaatggaaccaggtgagtgtGGTCACACCCAGCGGGACAACAATGGAGAGGGATCAGAAGGAAAATGGTCTGGACAATCATGTAAAAAGATGTAGTCGGGTCAGGAAGGGTGAGGAGGGATAGTTTACTTTTTTTCAGAGTCAAACAGGATGCCATTTGTGCCTTTGATAACCAATTCAGTACTGTGGCAAGGGTTCTGCTATGAatttacttttgaggctgtataaggcactggtcagaccccgtttggaatattgtgagcagttttgcgtcTCATATCTAAGGatagatgtgctggtcttggaaagggtccagaggaggttcacaagaatgattcctggaatgaagaacttgtcatatgaggaatggttgaggactctgggtctgtacttgttggagtttagaaggatgagggggggatctcattgaaacttacagaatactgcgaggcctggatagagtggacatggtgaggatgtttccacttgtaggaaaaactagaacccgagggcagaggctcagactgaagggatgatcctttaaaaaagagatgaggaggaatttcttaagccagagtgtggtgaattcatggaactctttgcagcagaaggctctggaggccaaatcactgagtgtctttaaggcagcgatagataggttcttgattaataaggggatcaggggttatggggagaaggcagattatatagaatatagaacatacagtgcagaaggaggccattcggcccatcaagcctgtactgacccatttaagcccttcacttccaccctatccccgtaacccaataactcctcctaaccttttttggtcactaagggcaatttatcatggccaatccacctaacctgcacatctttggactgtgggaggaaacccacatagaagaatgagaggcaaccttattgaaacatataggattcttagaaGGCTTGACATGGTGGATGCTCAGAGGCGTTTTACTTTGTGGGAGACCACGGAGGGCTTGTAGAGGCTGGATTGTTAaggatgttcaaggctgagatagaagggcagcatgtggcgcagtggttagcactgggactgcggcgctgaggacccaggttcgaatcctggccctgggtcactgtccatgtggagtttgcacattctccccatgtctgcatgggtttcacccccacaacccaaagatgtgctggttaggtggattggccacgctaaattgccccttaatgggaaaagaaaaataattgtctactataaatttataagaaaaaaaggctgagatagtcagattttctatcagtaagggaatcaagggttatgaggataaggtgggAAGTGGAGTTGTGGATTATCCTATCAGATCATCATGACCTCACTAAATAGCGGAGAAAACTCAATGGGCCGATGGCCTATTTCTActactatgtcttatggccttatcatCTATCACAATGGAAAACCTTGGTAAAAGGTTACCATGAAAATGTATTTGGCAGATCTTTTTTGCAAGAGCTTGCTGTAGAAAAAGCCATCATGGAAAGTTTTGAAATTACAGGAGTAACAGTGATAGTCTCCAGGCGTAGTTGAAGAATCGGAGAAGGAGGGAGAAAAGGAGACATCAGAGATACTGGGGGAATAACAGAAAAATGCTAGGACATATAGACACAtgaaaagagtgagagagagggagactttcCTTTGCATTTGACATCCTAAAGAGATGGTATAAGGCAGTATCTCATCCAAATCTGGGCAAAGGGAAGTGGACCTTGGCTAAATGTACCAGGTACCTCCTGTGCCCTACAATAAAATCAAATCACTAACAATAAACAGTGACTGCACCAGGCAGATGCACCTAAATACAAATCAATTTTACTTTGCAGATTGACAAATGCCCTCGACTGCACTCTGCAGGGGCAAAAGGAGCGCACTCAGCAGGCCAACAAAGCAGCTTTTATAGATGGTTCCCAATTCTCAAGAGGCAACTCCAGCCATCTGTCATCCACAAGTAATGTGTTTTATTCTGACTTGCAATATCAAGTGCACGTGTTTGCAAACAAAGGCTTGTCAAATCTTTTTTGTGAGGCCGGTGTCACATTCAGCATTTACTGCATGAGGTTCAATAGGTTTTAATGGATGTCTTTTATAAGAGTATTGTTAGTTTTTCAGGGGTCCTATTCTAACTAACAATCTCACAAAATCATTTTGCAACAACTTATTTCTATTAGTTAACTTGCCAATCTCATGGCCAAGAAGAGACGTTATCTGTTTGTGCTCACTGCCAAGGCAAACCGGTGAACTTTAGCTATTCCTCGGTAGCAATAGTCTTTTCAAAACAGTTGGATAAATTTGCCTTTAGTTTCAATGGCATTTgtcacattttaagttttaaatttGAGGTGATGGAAATTTATGGAGACTGAGTGCCTAAATTCTCAGCAAGGACTTCTACTGGGCAAAACTGCCATTTGGTAATGCACCCCACCAATATTTCTCCTGCCTCACTGTGAAGAAAGAACCACTTTGCAATGACACAGATATGGCTGTACCTTGCATCCAATTTTGGACAAGTAAAAAAAAAGTGAGAACATCAATGCCTCCAGCTAGGTTAAAAATCAAGAGATCATCGATTTCAGATTTTTTAATAATGGTATAAACGACAATCTTATGAGCTGCTATATTTGCTGCCTATCCAATGTCCATTCTACACTTACTTTGATATTTTCTTGCCACCACCTTCCTCTACTCGATTCCTGCACTTCTGGTAGCGAATTTCTTTTTTGCTGGAATAGTCAGCGCAAAAATAAGTTAGGATGAACactaatttaaatatatatataatatagcaGTCGAAAAGCCAAAATGTCACGTCCCACTACCTTGCTATTACGACTAACTTTAGCGTTACTGGCTACCTTCACTTTGGATTTTATTTCTGATTGGTTGGTTAAAACGCGTTTTGTATTGGCTATTTTCACAGCAGAGGGGTTGGAAGCGGTTGCGGCCATATTAACACCATTACCGAGATCCTAATCGCAAGCACTGCCCTGATTTCTTAGATGTCCCCTTTTTTTCCAAAGACTTAACCGCTACTTCCAATTTCGGAACATTTTTTTCTCCCTTGATCGCCTTTCACTTTCAAATCAAAACTATCGTAAGGGATACTCCGATCTAAATTCTTAAAATTGCTCCCAGTGAGAACGGGAGCACAGCCCCCCTCTATAATCGCCGGTGTTTGAAGCGTCGCCTTCAATTTAGCTCAATAAAACCCCATTACGTTCAGGGATAAACCACTGTGACGTGCTCCTGCAGTTTTTTTTCGACACAATTACTTCTGGTCCCAGTCCCTTTCCCGGTGGTCCTTGTGGCGACGGAGACAGACAGCCGCCACTGGTATTTTCTCTTTTCGCTGAGGTTTGCTCACAAATATATATTTCTCAACCCCCTTCAATAGAATACTTTGGCCCAATAACTTTAGAACAGACTGAACAAGATATGGAAGGGCTTTAAGGTGCGACAACTTGCTCTTGAACTGTCGTTTCCTTGATGGAGCAGCCAAATTTGTCAGTTTCTAGAATTCGGGTCCAGAGATGACAGTCCAACCCTACTTCCAATGCATTCATTCCCTCGCTCAAGTGAATGGGGCGGAACCATGCATTCACTGAACGTATTCTTTAATCTCACCGTGAACAgtctggaatttttttttaaaaatctggtaggcttacattaacaccacaatgaagttactgtgaaaagtccattgtcgccacactccggcacctgttcgggtacacagaggaagaattcagaatttccaaattacctaacagcacgtcttttgggacttgtgggaggaaacccacgcactcagggcgaatgtgcaaacgccacaaagacagtgatccaagccgggaatcgaacctgggaccctggagctgtgaagcaacagtgctgtctACCATGCTGCCACCAGAGCCTTTTTACCTAATAACTAACCCATATGGTAATAACTGGCCTCAGAACGGGTCAACTTGCAGATTAGGGGTGGGGCGAACGAAGGGCCGTGGATTTA is a window from the Scyliorhinus torazame isolate Kashiwa2021f chromosome 1, sScyTor2.1, whole genome shotgun sequence genome containing:
- the LOC140408125 gene encoding protein STPG4-like isoform X2, encoding MAATASNPSAVKIANTKRVLTNQSEIKSKVKVASNAKVSRNSKQKRNSLPEVQESSRGRWWQENIKDTPPPGKYPIKDFIEEGLLNPVKRTYNFKAQGRVSTTSSESHSREQLVKHGQNPVALTEVGKKSSSLQVLKSPTKKKSVHKASQKGTLTATSHNLKTPLFGKSTAKLGKVDFLSPFSQGNFRSSVKRFPTIYFVPKTPGPGAYDPIRRTRAASSLYYYQLNT
- the LOC140408125 gene encoding protein STPG4-like isoform X1; amino-acid sequence: MAATASNPSAVKIANTKRVLTNQSEIKSKVKVASNAKVSRNSKQKRNSLPEVQESSRGRWWQENIKDTPPPGKYPIKDFIEEGLLNPVKRTYNFKAQGRVSTTSSESHSREQLVKHGQNPVALTEVGKKSSSLQVLKSPTKKKSVHKASQKGTLTATSHNLKTPLFGKSTAKLGKVDFLSPFSQGNFRSSVKRFPTIYFVPKEGPAPGQYNVKHETFSQMITSSFQSKVPRFLTHPNKTPGPGAYDPIRRTRAASSLYYYQLNT
- the LOC140408125 gene encoding protein STPG4-like isoform X3 — protein: MAATASNPSAVKIANTKRVLTNQSEIKSKVKVASNAKVSRNSKQKRNSLPEVQESSRGRWWQENIKDTPPPGKYPIKDFIEEGLLNPVKRTYNFKAQGRVSTTSSESHSREQLVKHGQNPVALTEVGKKSSSLQVLKSPTKKKSVHKASQKGTLTATSHNLKTPLFGKSTAKLGKVDFLSPFSQGNFRSSVKRFPTIYFVPDRDLGAVADCL